Part of the Candidatus Aegiribacteria sp. genome is shown below.
GCACAATGTTTATACTCACCCAGACCAAAGAAAATACCCTAATCAGCAGATACTTATCATAGAAATTAATAACTACTGCTATATCGTTCCTTTTGTTGAAAATGAGGAAGGCAGATTTTTGAAAACAATAATTCCAAGCCGTAAGGCTACGAAGCGCTATTTAG
Proteins encoded:
- a CDS encoding toxin, which encodes MEHYKWNNVKNEKLKAERGVSFEQVVIQIEHGNVHNVYTHPDQRKYPNQQILIIEINNYCYIVPFVENEEGRFLKTIIPSRKATKRYL